A window of the Terriglobia bacterium genome harbors these coding sequences:
- a CDS encoding branched-chain amino acid transaminase has product MAMNKTEKIWHNGKLINWDDATLHVMSHVVNYGSAVFEGIRCYARKDGAGIFRAPEHMQRLLDSAKIYRMDVPFTRDELVRGMVEVLAANKVVPCYVRPVVLRGYGQMGVNPFNSPIEVYIINYEWGKYLGTGKADEGVDVCVSSWTRLAPNTMPAMAKSGANYMNSQLIKMEAIVNGYVEGIALDANGYVSEGSGENVFLVRNGTLLTAPLGNSVLPGITRDSVIRLAKDLGIPVVEQVIPREMLYIADEVFFTGTAAEITPIRSIDKITVANGKTGPVTQALQKEFFAILQGKAPDRYNWFTPLPVTSRQPVTA; this is encoded by the coding sequence ATGGCGATGAACAAGACCGAGAAGATCTGGCACAACGGGAAGCTGATCAACTGGGACGACGCCACCCTGCACGTCATGTCCCACGTGGTGAACTACGGCTCGGCGGTGTTCGAAGGCATCCGCTGCTACGCCCGCAAGGACGGCGCCGGCATCTTCCGCGCACCGGAGCACATGCAGCGCCTGCTGGATTCGGCCAAGATCTACCGCATGGATGTTCCCTTCACCCGCGATGAACTGGTGCGCGGCATGGTGGAGGTGCTGGCCGCCAACAAGGTCGTTCCCTGCTATGTGCGGCCCGTCGTGCTGCGCGGCTACGGCCAGATGGGCGTGAACCCGTTCAATTCTCCCATCGAGGTGTACATCATCAACTACGAGTGGGGGAAGTATCTCGGTACCGGCAAGGCCGACGAGGGCGTGGACGTCTGCGTCTCGTCGTGGACCCGCCTGGCCCCCAACACTATGCCGGCGATGGCGAAATCGGGGGCGAACTACATGAACTCGCAGCTCATCAAGATGGAAGCCATCGTGAACGGCTACGTCGAGGGCATCGCGCTGGACGCCAACGGCTACGTCAGCGAGGGTTCGGGCGAAAACGTCTTCCTGGTCCGCAACGGCACGCTGCTGACCGCGCCGCTGGGCAACTCGGTGCTGCCCGGCATCACCCGCGATAGCGTCATCCGCCTGGCCAAGGACCTCGGCATCCCGGTGGTCGAGCAGGTGATCCCGCGCGAGATGCTCTACATCGCCGACGAGGTGTTCTTCACCGGCACCGCCGCCGAGATCACACCCATCCGCTCCATCGACAAGATCACCGTCGCGAACGGCAAGACGGGACCGGTCACGCAGGCATTGCAGAAGGAGTTCTTTGCCATCCTGCAGGGCAAGGCGCCGGACCGCTACAACTGGTTCACGCCTCTGCCGGTCACGTCGCGCCAGCCCGTGACGGCCTGA